One region of Quercus lobata isolate SW786 chromosome 2, ValleyOak3.0 Primary Assembly, whole genome shotgun sequence genomic DNA includes:
- the LOC115977768 gene encoding uncharacterized protein At1g76070: MEKQSKPKNKILKFLPRAASAVAASFQNPTFSPGRDRRSEVNTNRYKANRGFSGPIISIIPDEARRKSSKNGGFETQEPTSPKVSCMGQIKHKKQIKKAKRATPPRPQESKPVTTTTMFSSSSFSPPELKNTNKHASAFMRIFTGAKPPRSNKNGGFADKPDGVVPEDIEVPSLCQMKRFASGRNSLSDFDWTAQISLVDKDILKYYSDEERGESDEEEEEMRIPFSAPMMIGGGVPLQPRKEINLWKRRTMSPPTPLQLNPLVKAN; the protein is encoded by the coding sequence GCAGTAGCAGCCTCTTTCCAAAACCCTACATTCAGTCCTGGTAGAGATAGGAGATCGGAGGTTAACACAAACAGGTACAAAGCCAACAGAGGATTCTCGGGTCCAATCATATCAATAATTCCAGATGAAGCTCGAAGAAAGTCTAGCAAGAACGGAGGGTTTGAAACACAAGAACCCACTTCACCAAAAGTCTCATGCATGGGCCAAATTAAGCACAAGAAACAGATCAAGAAAGCTAAGCGTGCCACGCCGCCACGGCCTCAAGAATCGAAACCCGTGACAACAACAACgatgttttcttcttcttctttttctcctcctgAGCTAAAGAATACTAACAAGCATGCCTCGGCGTTTATGAGAATCTTTACTGGTGCAAAACCACCGAGAAGTAACAAAAATGGTGGTTTTGCTGATAAGCCTGATGGGGTTGTTCCTGAAGATATTGAAGTGCCTTCTTTGTGTCAGATGAAGAGGTTTGCGAGTGGACGTAATTCATTGAGTGATTTTGATTGGACGGCTCAGATTTCACTGGTGGATAAGGATATCCTGAAGTATTACTCGGATGAAGAGAGAGGGGAgagtgatgaagaagaagaagagatgagAATTCCTTTCTCTGCACCTATGATGATTGGTGGGGGAGTGCCTTTGCAGccaagaaaagaaattaatctATGGAAGAGAAGAACCATGAGTCCACCTACACCTCTTCAATTAAATCCCTTGGTCAAAGCAAATTGA